A single genomic interval of Halichondria panicea chromosome 2, odHalPani1.1, whole genome shotgun sequence harbors:
- the LOC135332290 gene encoding uncharacterized protein LOC135332290: protein MHSPHNSTQSTDGLKMSTSQLAILLAISVLGTASSNYSVCTQPWQYIDIPTNSCQCYDNPRTQGIVRCTQQGAEVLIGFCMTVDNAGTTYVGSCLNNYPAINYENTTEAVYIVLPHNVSELNHYMCGGMHREGRVCGECEPGYGPAVHQAGFLCAKCEWYGVPVYLLLEFVPVTLFYIIILVFRISLTSAPMISFVIYCQMVTNVLTYNASIVKAFILHLGSAQAIIFHIAATLGGIWNLDFLKFVTFIPPICVSEYLKNRHVIMLSYISALYPQLLIAITFACIKIYNSKYGHCLRWICQPIRSRAMINIRRGYDEKNTVADVFTTFLVLSYSKLVLVALVSMAFTEIQTGDGSQSIRVMAFDTTIEFLSLAHFPIAAIGILVALIFGVGPPLFLLLHPTGRITRGLQKCNLKRASAVVNHIAAKFQADYRDGREGGPNLTYLAGMYMVVASASYFVFLLDQISALLSWFGTAMWMVIAAIFILSVRPHKENYKNILSALILTLPALYCTLFVMYVYNIVHIRTPALDLPVWIMCLMFSAPHALFVAYIISKPVRKSKTCQSAWKRLHMLCTHPKRAIAGNEGPPEDIELPHRLEQPEEYQPHLLNRITSQDEDYPNEPQTIQSAYPL, encoded by the coding sequence ATGCATTCACCGCATAATTCTACTCAGTCAACAGATGGTCTCAAGATGTCCACTAGTCAACTAGCCATCTTACTAGCTATCTCAGTCCTAGGTACAGCTAGCAGCAACTACAGTGTCTGTACACAGCCATGGCAATACATAGACATCCCCACCAACTCCTGTCAATGCTACGACAACCCTCGGACACAAGGCATTGTGAGGTGCACTCAACAAGGAGCTGAGGTACTGATCGGATTTTGTATGACAGTGGATAATGCAGGGACTACGTATGTTGGTAGCTGTCTCAATAACTACCCTGCTATCAACTACGAGAACACTACAGAAGCTGTGTACATTGTCCTACCGCATAATGTCTCAGAGCTTAACCACTACATGTGTGGAGGCATGCACAGGGAGGGTCGAGTGTGTGGGGAATGTGAACCAGGCTATGGCCCCGCAGTGCATCAAGCCGGGTTCCTGTGTGCCAAGTGTGAGTGGTATGGAGTACCAGTGTATCTACTACTAGAGTTTGTTCCAGTGACTCTGTTTTACATCATCATACTCGTGTTTAGAATCAGCCTCACTTCAGCGCCAATGATAAGCTTTGTTATCTATTGTCAGATGGTGACCAACGTTCTAACATACAACGCTTCCATTGTCAAAGCCTTCATACTACATTTAGGCAGTGCACAAGCCATTATTTTCCACATAGCAGCAACTCTTGGGGGCATTTGGAACTTGGACTTTTTGAAATTTGTCACTTTTATCCCGCCCATATGTGTGAGCGAATATCTCAAGAACAGACACGTTATAATGCTTAGCTACATCTCAGCTTTATATCCTCAGCTACTCATAGCCATCACATTCGCATGCATCAAGATATACAACAGTAAGTATGGACACTGTCTACGCTGGATCTGCCAACCCATTCGCAGTAGAGCTATGATCAACATACGTAGAGGCTACGATGAGAAGAACACAGTAGCTGATGTATTTACAACATTCCTAGTGCTCTCTTATTCTAAACTAGTGCTAGTGGCACTCGTTTCAATGGCATTCACTGAGATACAAACAGGAGATGGGAGTCAGTCCATCAGGGTCATGGCCTTTGACACCACCATCGAGTTCCTAAGCCTCGCCCACTTCCCTATAGCAGCTATCGGCATACTAGTGGCCCTCATCTTCGGAGTAGGGCCACCACTGTTCTTATTACTGCACCCTACAGGGAGAATCACACGAGGACTACAGAAATGCAACCTAAAGAGAGCTTCAGCAGTTGTAAACCACATAGCAGCTAAGTTCCAAGCCGACTACAGAGATGGACGAGAGGGTGGGCCCAACCTGACCTACCTAGCAGGCATGTACATGGTCGTGGCTAGTGCCTCCTACTTTGTGTTCCTACTAGACCAAATCAGTGCCCTCTTATCATGGTTTGGGACGGCTATGTGGATGGTGATAGCAGCTATATTCATACTGTCAGTGAGGCCACACAAAGAGAACTACAAAAACATACTCAGTGCACTCATCCTCACCCTACCAGCGCTCTACTGTACACTGTTTGTGATGTATGTCTACAATATTGTCCACATCCGCACCCCTGCCCTCGACTTGCCTGTGTGGATAATGTGCCTCATGTTCAGTGCACCACACGCTCTGTTTGTCGCCTACATCATCTCGAAGCCAGTTAGAAAATCTAAGACTTGCCAATCTGCCTGGAAACGCCTACACATGCTATGTACCCACCCTAAGCGAGCTATAGCCGGCAATGAGGGACCACCGGAGGACATAGAGCTACCTCACAGACTAGAGCAACCAGAGGAGTACCAACCACACCTGCTCAATAGAATCACTTCTCAAGATGAGGACTATCCTAATGAACCTCAGACTATCCAGTCTGCCTACCCACTATGA
- the LOC135332276 gene encoding structural maintenance of chromosomes protein 3-like isoform X2, with protein MFIKQVIIQGFRSYRDQTVIDPFSPRHNVIIGRNGSGKSNFFFAIQFVLSDEFNNLGQEQRQQLLHEGSGPRVVSAFVEIIFDNSDGRIPVEKDEVSIRRVVGAKKDSYYMDKKHVTKSDVMNLLESAGFSRSNPYYIVKQGKINQLALAPDPQRLKLLREVAGTRVYDERKEESKTILKETENKKEKANEMITTMTERLSTLKEEKEELSKYQELDKMRRSLEYTIHDKELRDTREKLEKLEEARDGSKEGSKLKQNKMEEARAALQLLDQKLKTSRADAERLQSEKRHLEDDGQENIKQRAQLEFQVKDLEGNVEDDRSTKESSRSELGLLEGEIAEKQSELESIKPQFQEQVQQEEEHNQRLRATKERKSELLGKQGRAQQFESARERDTYLKQNIKNTKASLEDKSQLVHKREAEVEALKVKVQQQQQEIKDRGENLDVRRRDLERIRKDKNDFKLKIDDLQNERNHLWRRQNGVDMSVHALSDEMGRCERELRGRIPRGLSQAMDIVKEVVKTNNISGYYGVVIDTFHCEPQMYTAVDTVAGNRLFHHVVDNDRTATLILSHVNRQKKKGDYNFFPLDKLRTSEPRYPQSQEALPMISKLTFDPKFRPAMMTLFGHTLVCRDFEKASEFAQSARMDCITMEGDVVSRKGTMTGGYYDSSKCKLQLYQHVCDQSVKLEEAKQDRVTIVQEIEGVDGRVTQSIGEMQKLEGRESQLRENLEQQKRDIKSLQDELNAHKRALEPQERSLSGLKVDQRTVQKALEGMQAELGTELHSQLEPHEQQELEDLLPELKSLEHRVAACMTKRAELQKEMERLQSTLSDNLLRRKEELKYQLESVALSDNRQQLELKATEFRHLEAKIESNRERINVINKDLQSCNKVVESVEKEMDEWKTVERVNQESILEEAKAMEKLASKRSLLAKKRDESMRHIRELGSLPSDAFIKYNGLPQSQLWKNLQKCNAELKNYSHVNKKALDQFVNFTERKDKLMSRRDQLGKEYEAIVELMEVLEQRKHEAIQFTFKQVSRNFSDVFQELVPNGQGSLLMKRTVDAKGCYSVKLSERSFPESLYPRNIPAIR; from the exons ATGTTTATCAAacag GTGATAATCCAGGGTTTCCGTAGTTACCGCGACCAGACGGTCATCGATCCATTCAGCCCTCGACACAATGTCATAA tcGGTAGGAATGGGTCGGGGAAGAGCAACTTCTTTTTTG CTATCCAGTTTGTGCTGAGTGATGAGTTCAACAACTTGGGTCAGGAGCAGCGGCAACAGCTGCTACAT gaggggTCTGGACCGCGTGTAGTGTCTGCCTTTGTGGAGATCATATTTGACAACTCTGATGGCAGAATACCA GTTGAGAAAGATGAGGTATCTATACGAAGGGTGGTGGGTGCCAAGAAGGACTCGTACTATATGGACAAGAAACATGTCAC TAAATCTGATGTCATGAATCTACTGGAGAGTGCAGGCTTCTCCCGTAGCAACCCCTACTACATTGTCAAGCAAGGAAAG ATCAACCAACTGGCCCTTGCCCCGGACCCTCAGCGTTTGAAGCTACTACGAGAAGTGGCTGGCACTCGAGTGTACGATGAACGCAAGGAAGAGAGCAAAACCATCCTCAAAGAAACAG AGAATAAGAAAGAGAAGGCTAACGAGATGATAACCACAATGACAGAGAGACTCTCAACACTGAAGGAAGAGAAAGAAGAGTTGAGCAAATACCAGGAACTGGACAAGATGAGACGTTCACTCGAGTACACCATCCATGACAAAGAGCTTCGAGACACCAGAGAGAAGCTAGAGAAG TTGGAGGAAGCCAGGGATGGGAGCAAAGAGGGCTCCAAACTCAAGCAAAATAAAATGGAAGAGGCCAGAGCAGCTCTACAA TTGTTGGACCAGAAACTCAAGACCTCACGTGCCGATGCAGAGAGGCTGCAGAGTGAGAAGAGACACCTTGAGGACGACGGACAGGAGAATATCAAACAAAGGGCACAGCTAGAATTCCAGGTCAAGGATCTCGAGGGAAACGTCGAGGATGACCGGTCAACAAAG GAGTCTTCACGTAGTGAGCTGGGTCTGCTGGAGGGAGAGATAGCTGAGAAACAATCAGAGCTGGAGTCCATTAAACCACAGTTCCAGGAGCAGGTCCAACAAGAAGAGGAGCACAACCAAAG attACGTGCCACCAAGGAGCGCAAGTCTGAGCTGTTGGGTAAGCAAGGCCGAGCACAGCAGTTTGAGTCAGCCAGAGAGAGGGACACTTACCTCAAGCAA AATATCAAGAATACCAAGGCATCTCTGGAGGATAAGAGTCAACTG gtccACAAGAGGGAGGCTGAAGTGGAGGCTCTGAAGGTCAAGGTTCAACAGCAACAGCAAGAAATAAAG GACCGAGGGGAGAACCTGGATGTGAGACGGAGAGATCTTGAAAGGATTCGTAAAGACAAGAACGATTTCAAGCTCAAGATAGACGATCTGCAGAATGAGAGGAA TCACCTGTGGCGTCGTCAGAATGGTGTGGACatgagtgtacatgcactgagtGATGAGATGGGGAGATGTGAGCGTGAGCTGCGTGGGCGTATCCCTCGTGGTCTCAGTCAGGCCATGGATATTGTAAAGGAGGTTGTGAAGACCAACAATATATCTGGCTACTATGGAGTGGTGATTGACACGTTTCATTGTGAGCCTCAGATGTACACGGCTGTGGACACTGTGGCAGGGAACAG GTTGTTTCATCATGTGGTGGACAATGATCGAACAGCTACTCTAATCCTGTCACACGTTAATAGACAAAAGAAGAAAGGAGATTACAACTTCTTCCCTCTAGACAAACTGCGCACATCGGAGCCACGCTACCCACAGAGCCAG GAAGCACTCCCAATGATATCCAAGCTGACGTTTGACCCAAAGTTCCGACCAGCCATGATGACTTTGTTTGGACACACTCTGGTGTGCAGGGACTTTGAGAAGGCATCGGAGTTTGCACAGAGTGCTCGTATGGACTGCATCACTATGgaag GTGATGTTGTAAGTCGTAAGGGTACAATGACTGGTGGCTACTATGACTCGAGCAAGTGCAAGCTACAGCTGTACCAGCATGTGTGTGATCAGAGTGTTAAACTGGAGGAGGCCAAACAAGATAGGGTCACCATTGTGCAGGAGATAGAGG GTGTGGACGGTAGGGTGACACAATCCATCGGGGAGATGCAAAAGCTGGAGGGTCGTGAATCGCAGTTGAG gGAGAATTTGGAGCAACAGAAGAGAGACATCAAGTCATTGCAAGATGAGCTCAATGCACACAAGAGGGCACTAGAACCACAG gAGAGGTCACTGTCTGGACTGAAGGTGGATCAGAGAACTGTACAGAAAGCTCTGGAGGGAATGCAAGCTGAGCTGGGCACTGAACTGCACTCACAACTGGAACCACACGAACAGCAAGAA CTTGAGGACCTCCTCCCTGAGCTTAAGTCACTGGAGCATCGTGTGGCTGCGTGTATGACTAAGAGGGCAGAGCTACAGAAGGAGATGGAGAGACTTCAGTCCACCCTCAGTGATAACCTCTTGCGTCGTAAGGAAGAGCTGAAGTACCAATTAGAGAGTGTGGCTCTCTCTGACAATCGACAGCAACTCGAGCTCAAAGCCACAGAGTTCAGGCATCTGGAGGCCAAGATTGAGAGTAATAGGGAGAGGATCAATG TGATTAACAAGGATCTGCAGAGTTGCAACAAAGTGGTTGAGAGTGTGGAGAAGGAGATGGACGAATGGaag ACTGTAGAACGGGTGAACCAGGAGAGCATTCTGGAGGAGGCCAAGGCTATGGAGAAGCTGGCCAGTAAGAGAAGTCTACTGGCTAAGAAG aGGGATGAGAGCATGAGACACATCAGGGAGCTGGGGTCACTGCCATCGGACGCATTCATTAAATACAACGGCCTTCCTCAGAGTCAG CTCTGGAAGAATCTGCAGAAGTGCAATGCTGAACTTAAGAACTACAGTCATGTCAACAAGAAAGCCTTAGATCAGTTTGTCAACTTCACAGAGCGTAAGGATAAACTGATGTCACGCAGGGATCAGCTTGGAAAGGAGTACGAAGCCATAGTAGAGCTCATGGAGGTGCTAGAACAGAGGAAACACGAGGCCATTCAGTTCACCTTCAAACAG GTTTCAAGGAATTTTTCTGATGTATTTCAAGAGCTTGTGCCTAATGGTCAAGGCAGTCTCCTCATGAAGCGCACAGTCGATGCA aaaggctgctattccgtgaaaCTTTCTGAACGGTCATTCcccgaaagtttataccctagaaatatacccgctatacggtag
- the LOC135332310 gene encoding fumarylacetoacetate hydrolase domain-containing protein 2-like codes for MDVKLRLVQFCEGGASGEGCRRVGVELVNGGCVVDVTAVDPTIPKDMKTFLQQWDTSAPAAARVAEAAPTDHTLQPGTFELQAPIYDPQKLICVGLNYIDHCTEQNVPVPKEPVIFNKFASTITEPNGFILLSDETKCLDYEVEMAFIVCKRGKNIKESEAMSHVAGYMVAHDVSARDWQLHRNGGQWLIGKTFDTFSPLGPAIVTTPSLSDPHNLGIRCRLNGETVQNSNTNQLVHKTQGLVTFLSRFMTLEPGDVVLTGTPPGVGCFRKPPLYLKKGDVVECEIDEIGTIRNIVQ; via the exons ATGGATGTGAAGCTTCGTCTGGTGCAGTTCTGTGAGGGTGGTGCTAGTGGTGAGGGGTGTAggcgtgtgggtgtggagcTGGTGaatggtgggtgtgtggtggatGTGACTGCTGTGGACCCCACCATCCCCAAGGATATGAAGACCTTCCTGCAGCAGTGGGACACCAGTGCACCAGCAGCAGCAAG GGTAGCGGAGGCTGCTCCaactgaccacaccctccaGCCAGGGACCTTTGAACTCCAAGCCCCCATCTACGACCCCCAGAAGTTGATCTGCGTCGGTCTGAACTACATTGACCATTGTACTGAACAAAACGTTCCTGTTCCAAAGGAGCCTGTCATCTTCAACAAGTTTGCCTCCACCATCACGGAGCCTAATGGCTTTATTCTGCTCTCTGATGAGACAAAG TGTCTGGATTATGAAGTGGAGATGGCCTTTATTGTGTGCAAGCGTGGCAAGAACATCAAG GAGAGTGAGGCCATGTCTCATGTTGCAGGCTACATGGTTGCTCATGACGTGAGTGCTCGAGACTGGCAGCTGCACAGGAATGGAGGACAGTGGCTCATTGGGAAGACCTTTGACACCTTCTCCCCTCTTGGTCCAGCCATtgtgaccacaccctctctCTCTG ACCCCCATAACCTGGGTATACGCTGCAGACTGAATGGGGAGACTGTCCAGAACTCTAACACTAACCAACTAGTCCACAAAACACAAGGGCTAGTCACCTTTCTCTCCAG GTTCATGACCCTAGAACCGGGTGATGTGGTGCTTACTGGGACCCCCCCTGGAGTAGGCTGTTTCAGAAAACCTCCGCTTTATCTTAAG aaAGGAGATGTGGTCGAGTGTGAGATTGATGAAATAGGAACTATTAGAAACATTGTTCAGTAA
- the LOC135332276 gene encoding structural maintenance of chromosomes protein 3-like isoform X1 translates to MFIKQVIIQGFRSYRDQTVIDPFSPRHNVIIGRNGSGKSNFFFAIQFVLSDEFNNLGQEQRQQLLHEGSGPRVVSAFVEIIFDNSDGRIPVEKDEVSIRRVVGAKKDSYYMDKKHVTKSDVMNLLESAGFSRSNPYYIVKQGKINQLALAPDPQRLKLLREVAGTRVYDERKEESKTILKETENKKEKANEMITTMTERLSTLKEEKEELSKYQELDKMRRSLEYTIHDKELRDTREKLEKLEEARDGSKEGSKLKQNKMEEARAALQLLDQKLKTSRADAERLQSEKRHLEDDGQENIKQRAQLEFQVKDLEGNVEDDRSTKESSRSELGLLEGEIAEKQSELESIKPQFQEQVQQEEEHNQRLRATKERKSELLGKQGRAQQFESARERDTYLKQNIKNTKASLEDKSQLVHKREAEVEALKVKVQQQQQEIKDRGENLDVRRRDLERIRKDKNDFKLKIDDLQNERNHLWRRQNGVDMSVHALSDEMGRCERELRGRIPRGLSQAMDIVKEVVKTNNISGYYGVVIDTFHCEPQMYTAVDTVAGNRLFHHVVDNDRTATLILSHVNRQKKKGDYNFFPLDKLRTSEPRYPQSQEALPMISKLTFDPKFRPAMMTLFGHTLVCRDFEKASEFAQSARMDCITMEGDVVSRKGTMTGGYYDSSKCKLQLYQHVCDQSVKLEEAKQDRVTIVQEIEGVDGRVTQSIGEMQKLEGRESQLRENLEQQKRDIKSLQDELNAHKRALEPQERSLSGLKVDQRTVQKALEGMQAELGTELHSQLEPHEQQELEDLLPELKSLEHRVAACMTKRAELQKEMERLQSTLSDNLLRRKEELKYQLESVALSDNRQQLELKATEFRHLEAKIESNRERINVINKDLQSCNKVVESVEKEMDEWKTVERVNQESILEEAKAMEKLASKRSLLAKKRDESMRHIRELGSLPSDAFIKYNGLPQSQLWKNLQKCNAELKNYSHVNKKALDQFVNFTERKDKLMSRRDQLGKEYEAIVELMEVLEQRKHEAIQFTFKQVSRNFSDVFQELVPNGQGSLLMKRTVDATESSQSEEEYSSDKAELFTGVTIKVSFTGQSAETKELQQLSGGQKSLVALALIFAIQKCDPAPFYLFDEIDQALDSHHRHAVAMLIRRLADNAQFITTTFRPELLESADKFYGVTFKNKVSHVQCVSKDDAAGFIEEEAADK, encoded by the exons ATGTTTATCAAacag GTGATAATCCAGGGTTTCCGTAGTTACCGCGACCAGACGGTCATCGATCCATTCAGCCCTCGACACAATGTCATAA tcGGTAGGAATGGGTCGGGGAAGAGCAACTTCTTTTTTG CTATCCAGTTTGTGCTGAGTGATGAGTTCAACAACTTGGGTCAGGAGCAGCGGCAACAGCTGCTACAT gaggggTCTGGACCGCGTGTAGTGTCTGCCTTTGTGGAGATCATATTTGACAACTCTGATGGCAGAATACCA GTTGAGAAAGATGAGGTATCTATACGAAGGGTGGTGGGTGCCAAGAAGGACTCGTACTATATGGACAAGAAACATGTCAC TAAATCTGATGTCATGAATCTACTGGAGAGTGCAGGCTTCTCCCGTAGCAACCCCTACTACATTGTCAAGCAAGGAAAG ATCAACCAACTGGCCCTTGCCCCGGACCCTCAGCGTTTGAAGCTACTACGAGAAGTGGCTGGCACTCGAGTGTACGATGAACGCAAGGAAGAGAGCAAAACCATCCTCAAAGAAACAG AGAATAAGAAAGAGAAGGCTAACGAGATGATAACCACAATGACAGAGAGACTCTCAACACTGAAGGAAGAGAAAGAAGAGTTGAGCAAATACCAGGAACTGGACAAGATGAGACGTTCACTCGAGTACACCATCCATGACAAAGAGCTTCGAGACACCAGAGAGAAGCTAGAGAAG TTGGAGGAAGCCAGGGATGGGAGCAAAGAGGGCTCCAAACTCAAGCAAAATAAAATGGAAGAGGCCAGAGCAGCTCTACAA TTGTTGGACCAGAAACTCAAGACCTCACGTGCCGATGCAGAGAGGCTGCAGAGTGAGAAGAGACACCTTGAGGACGACGGACAGGAGAATATCAAACAAAGGGCACAGCTAGAATTCCAGGTCAAGGATCTCGAGGGAAACGTCGAGGATGACCGGTCAACAAAG GAGTCTTCACGTAGTGAGCTGGGTCTGCTGGAGGGAGAGATAGCTGAGAAACAATCAGAGCTGGAGTCCATTAAACCACAGTTCCAGGAGCAGGTCCAACAAGAAGAGGAGCACAACCAAAG attACGTGCCACCAAGGAGCGCAAGTCTGAGCTGTTGGGTAAGCAAGGCCGAGCACAGCAGTTTGAGTCAGCCAGAGAGAGGGACACTTACCTCAAGCAA AATATCAAGAATACCAAGGCATCTCTGGAGGATAAGAGTCAACTG gtccACAAGAGGGAGGCTGAAGTGGAGGCTCTGAAGGTCAAGGTTCAACAGCAACAGCAAGAAATAAAG GACCGAGGGGAGAACCTGGATGTGAGACGGAGAGATCTTGAAAGGATTCGTAAAGACAAGAACGATTTCAAGCTCAAGATAGACGATCTGCAGAATGAGAGGAA TCACCTGTGGCGTCGTCAGAATGGTGTGGACatgagtgtacatgcactgagtGATGAGATGGGGAGATGTGAGCGTGAGCTGCGTGGGCGTATCCCTCGTGGTCTCAGTCAGGCCATGGATATTGTAAAGGAGGTTGTGAAGACCAACAATATATCTGGCTACTATGGAGTGGTGATTGACACGTTTCATTGTGAGCCTCAGATGTACACGGCTGTGGACACTGTGGCAGGGAACAG GTTGTTTCATCATGTGGTGGACAATGATCGAACAGCTACTCTAATCCTGTCACACGTTAATAGACAAAAGAAGAAAGGAGATTACAACTTCTTCCCTCTAGACAAACTGCGCACATCGGAGCCACGCTACCCACAGAGCCAG GAAGCACTCCCAATGATATCCAAGCTGACGTTTGACCCAAAGTTCCGACCAGCCATGATGACTTTGTTTGGACACACTCTGGTGTGCAGGGACTTTGAGAAGGCATCGGAGTTTGCACAGAGTGCTCGTATGGACTGCATCACTATGgaag GTGATGTTGTAAGTCGTAAGGGTACAATGACTGGTGGCTACTATGACTCGAGCAAGTGCAAGCTACAGCTGTACCAGCATGTGTGTGATCAGAGTGTTAAACTGGAGGAGGCCAAACAAGATAGGGTCACCATTGTGCAGGAGATAGAGG GTGTGGACGGTAGGGTGACACAATCCATCGGGGAGATGCAAAAGCTGGAGGGTCGTGAATCGCAGTTGAG gGAGAATTTGGAGCAACAGAAGAGAGACATCAAGTCATTGCAAGATGAGCTCAATGCACACAAGAGGGCACTAGAACCACAG gAGAGGTCACTGTCTGGACTGAAGGTGGATCAGAGAACTGTACAGAAAGCTCTGGAGGGAATGCAAGCTGAGCTGGGCACTGAACTGCACTCACAACTGGAACCACACGAACAGCAAGAA CTTGAGGACCTCCTCCCTGAGCTTAAGTCACTGGAGCATCGTGTGGCTGCGTGTATGACTAAGAGGGCAGAGCTACAGAAGGAGATGGAGAGACTTCAGTCCACCCTCAGTGATAACCTCTTGCGTCGTAAGGAAGAGCTGAAGTACCAATTAGAGAGTGTGGCTCTCTCTGACAATCGACAGCAACTCGAGCTCAAAGCCACAGAGTTCAGGCATCTGGAGGCCAAGATTGAGAGTAATAGGGAGAGGATCAATG TGATTAACAAGGATCTGCAGAGTTGCAACAAAGTGGTTGAGAGTGTGGAGAAGGAGATGGACGAATGGaag ACTGTAGAACGGGTGAACCAGGAGAGCATTCTGGAGGAGGCCAAGGCTATGGAGAAGCTGGCCAGTAAGAGAAGTCTACTGGCTAAGAAG aGGGATGAGAGCATGAGACACATCAGGGAGCTGGGGTCACTGCCATCGGACGCATTCATTAAATACAACGGCCTTCCTCAGAGTCAG CTCTGGAAGAATCTGCAGAAGTGCAATGCTGAACTTAAGAACTACAGTCATGTCAACAAGAAAGCCTTAGATCAGTTTGTCAACTTCACAGAGCGTAAGGATAAACTGATGTCACGCAGGGATCAGCTTGGAAAGGAGTACGAAGCCATAGTAGAGCTCATGGAGGTGCTAGAACAGAGGAAACACGAGGCCATTCAGTTCACCTTCAAACAG GTTTCAAGGAATTTTTCTGATGTATTTCAAGAGCTTGTGCCTAATGGTCAAGGCAGTCTCCTCATGAAGCGCACAGTCGATGCA ACTGAGAGCTCCCAGAGTGAGGAAGAGTACAGCTCTGATAAGGCCGAACTTTTCACTGGAGTCACCATTAAA GTATCGTTCACTGGTCAGTCAGCAGAGACCAAGGAGTTACAACAGTTGTCTGGCGGTCAAAAGTCACTAGTGGCACTCGCACTCATCTTTGCCATACAGAAGTGTGACCCTGCCCCCTTCTACCTGTTTGACGAGATTGACCAAGCCCTTGATTCGCATCACAGACACGCTGTTGcaa TGCTAATTCGGCGTTTGGCTGACAACGCCCAGTTCATCACAACCACCTTCAGACCTGAGCTGCTAGAGAGTGCTGACAAGTTCTATGGTGTCACGTTCAAGAACAAAGTCAGCCATGTTCAGTGTGTGAGCAAAGATGATGCTGCTGGCTTCATCGAGGAGGAGGCAGCCGACAAGTGA
- the LOC135332307 gene encoding uncharacterized protein LOC135332307, producing MLSYVSALYPQLLIAITFACIKIYNSKYGHCLRWICQPIRSRAMINIRRGYDEKNTVADVFTTFLVLSYSKLVVVAFTTMAFTEIQTGDGSQSIRVMAFDTTIEFLSPTHFPIAAIGILVYLIFGIGPPLFLLLHPTGRITRGLQKCNLKRASAVVNHIAAKFQADYRDGREGGPNLTYLAGMYMLVASASYYIVLLDQISVLLSWFGAAIWMVIVPIFILSVRPHKENYQNILSALILTLPALYCTLFVMYVYNIVHIRSPALDLPVWIMCLMFSAPQALFVAYIISKPVRKSKTCQSAWKRLHMLCTHPKRAIAGNEGPPEDIELPHRLEQPEEYQPHLLNRITR from the coding sequence ATGCTTAGCTACGTCTCAGCTTTATATCCTCAGCTACTCATAGCCATCACATTCGCATGCATCAAGATATACAACAGTAAGTATGGACACTGTCTACGCTGGATCTGCCAACCCATTCGCAGTAGAGCTATGATCAACATACGTAGAGGCTACGATGAGAAGAACACAGTAGCTGATGTATTTACAACATTCCTAGTGCTCTCTTATTCTAAGCTAGTGGTAGTGGCCTTCACTACAATGGCATTCACTGAGATACAAACAGGAGATGGGAGTCAGTCCATCAGGGTCATGGCCTTTGACACTACCATCGAGTTTctaagccccacccactttcCGATAGCAGCTATCGGCATACTAGTGTATCTCATCTTTGGAATAGGGCCACCACTGTTCTTATTACTGCACCCTACAGGGAGAATCACACGAGGACTACAAAAATGCAACCTAAAGAGAGCTTCAGCAGTTGTAAACCACATAGCAGCTAAGTTCCAAGCCGACTACAGAGATGGACGAGAGGGTGGGCCCAACCTGACCTACCTAGCAGGCATGTACATGCTGGTGGCTAGTGCCTCCTACTATATAGTTCTATTAGACCAAATCAGCGTCCTGTTATCATGGTTTGGAGCAGCTATTTGGATGGTGATAGTCCCTATATTCATACTGTCAGTGAGGCCACACAAAGAGAACTACCAGAACATACTCAGTGCACTCATCCTCACCCTACCAGCGCTCTACTGTACACTGTTTGTGATGTATGTCTACAATATTGTCCACATCCGCAGCCCTGCCCTCGACTTGCCTGTGTGGATAATGTGCCTCATGTTCAGTGCACCACAAGCTCTGTTTGTCGCCTACATCATCTCGAAGCCAGTTAGAAAATCTAAGACTTGCCAATCTGCCTGGAAACGCCTACACATGCTATGTACCCACCCTAAGCGAGCTATAGCCGGCAATGAGGGACCACCGGAGGACATAGAGCTACCTCACAGACTAGAGCAACCAGAGGAGTACCAACCACACCTGCTCAATAGAATCACAAGATGA